One genomic region from candidate division WOR-3 bacterium encodes:
- the xylB gene encoding xylulokinase, translated as MKPLLLGIDIGTTGAKAVLIDSPGDVLAEHTTEYPMATLRPGWAEQDPADWWQAAVRSVRQVLSSSKFKPQDIAGIGLTGQMHGLVLLDEKDKVLRPCIMWNDQRTAKQCEDINRRVGLDRIITITGKPALTGFTAGKILWVRENEPDVYARARHIQLPKDYVRLRLTGEYAIDVADASGTNLLDTGRRAWSEEVVGLLDIPLDWLPKVHECHEVVGRITAQAAEETGLLSGTPVVVGAGDQATQSVGTGIVDEGVVSVTIGTSGVVFAATNDYRPDKTGRMHAYCHAAPGRWHLMGVTLSAGGSLRWLRDTLWRRTELHPEITQIAAPSPSPSPLKGEGMEGRGCSTTEHESVKSAKSTDGQSGPDLYDLMTAEASRIPAGSEGLLFLPYLSGERCPHPDPNARGVFFGLSLRHSLPHLTRAVIEGVTFSLRDCLELLCEHNLACGRIRVSGGGSRSAFWRQVMADVFNAEVVTVNITQGAAFGAALLAGVGTDTYASAQEACARTIRETGSTKPGPDRKAYDDYYQRYRALYPKLKDEFALLADAAGRH; from the coding sequence GTGAAGCCTCTTCTCCTCGGCATTGACATCGGCACCACCGGTGCCAAAGCGGTGCTGATAGACAGCCCAGGCGACGTGCTCGCCGAACACACGACCGAGTACCCGATGGCAACACTACGGCCCGGCTGGGCCGAGCAGGATCCGGCGGACTGGTGGCAGGCGGCTGTCCGAAGCGTCCGACAAGTCTTATCTTCGTCCAAGTTCAAGCCGCAGGACATCGCGGGCATCGGCCTGACAGGCCAGATGCACGGGCTGGTTCTGCTGGACGAGAAGGACAAGGTACTGCGGCCCTGCATAATGTGGAACGACCAGCGCACGGCCAAGCAGTGCGAGGACATCAACCGCCGGGTTGGCTTGGACCGCATCATCACAATCACCGGCAAACCTGCCCTGACCGGCTTCACCGCGGGCAAGATTCTGTGGGTGCGCGAGAACGAACCTGACGTCTATGCCCGGGCGCGGCACATCCAACTGCCAAAGGATTACGTCCGACTGCGTCTCACCGGCGAGTATGCGATTGACGTGGCCGACGCGTCAGGCACGAACCTGCTCGACACCGGCAGGCGCGCCTGGTCGGAAGAAGTAGTCGGTCTGCTGGACATACCCTTGGACTGGCTGCCGAAAGTACACGAGTGCCACGAAGTTGTCGGCCGCATCACTGCGCAGGCCGCAGAAGAAACCGGACTGCTTTCTGGCACACCCGTGGTCGTCGGCGCGGGCGACCAGGCCACCCAGTCCGTCGGCACTGGCATCGTAGATGAGGGCGTTGTCTCTGTTACCATCGGCACTTCAGGAGTGGTATTCGCCGCCACAAACGACTACCGGCCGGATAAGACTGGCAGAATGCACGCCTACTGCCACGCGGCACCGGGCCGATGGCATCTGATGGGCGTGACACTCTCTGCCGGAGGCAGCCTGCGCTGGCTGCGGGATACGCTCTGGCGAAGAACAGAACTGCATCCAGAGATTACGCAGATTGCCGCACCCTCACCCTCTCCCTCCCCCTTGAAGGGGGAGGGAATGGAAGGAAGGGGGTGTTCGACAACCGAACACGAATCTGTGAAATCTGCGAAATCTACTGATGGGCAATCCGGCCCGGACCTGTATGACCTGATGACGGCAGAAGCGTCACGAATCCCGGCCGGCAGTGAAGGCCTGCTCTTCCTGCCCTATCTTTCCGGCGAACGCTGCCCGCATCCAGACCCGAATGCCCGCGGCGTGTTCTTCGGCCTGTCTCTGCGCCACTCCCTGCCCCACCTGACACGGGCCGTGATTGAAGGAGTTACCTTCAGCCTGCGCGACTGCCTGGAACTACTGTGCGAACACAATCTGGCCTGCGGCCGCATACGCGTATCAGGCGGCGGTTCCCGCTCCGCGTTCTGGCGTCAGGTAATGGCCGATGTCTTCAACGCAGAAGTGGTGACCGTGAACATCACACAAGGCGCTGCATTTGGCGCGGCCCTGCTCGCCGGCGTGGGTACGGACACCTATGCCTCTGCTCAGGAAGCCTGCGCCCGCACCATACGGGAGACAGGCAGTACGAAGCCAGGGCCGGACCGAAAAGCCTACGACGACTACTACCAGCGCTACCGTGCGCTGTACCCGAAACTGAAGGACGAGTTCGCGCTCCTGGCCGATGCGGCCGGGCGACACTAG
- a CDS encoding ORF6N domain-containing protein: MENGIGQAPEGEKGLPSAPVRRIEQAILVIRGHRVMLSSDLAVLYGVPARRLNEQVRRNAERFPEDFMFQLTPGERRILKSQIATSSWGGARRAPPYAFTEQGVAMLSSVLRGKRAAQVNVEIMRTFVRLRRILAENAGLARRLDELEKKYNVQFKVVFDAIRGLMQPPEPKKGRIGFRPDGFGPDQTGPGSDFIARERAIATRQRRSRGEKRE; this comes from the coding sequence GTGGAGAACGGAATAGGCCAGGCGCCCGAAGGCGAAAAAGGCTTGCCGTCGGCTCCGGTCCGCCGCATAGAGCAGGCCATACTGGTCATCCGCGGACATCGCGTGATGCTCAGCTCCGACTTGGCCGTACTCTACGGCGTGCCAGCCCGCCGTCTGAACGAACAGGTGAGGCGCAATGCCGAGCGTTTCCCCGAAGATTTCATGTTCCAACTGACGCCGGGCGAACGGAGAATCTTGAAGTCGCAAATTGCGACTTCAAGTTGGGGTGGGGCAAGAAGAGCTCCACCCTACGCGTTCACAGAACAAGGAGTGGCGATGCTGTCGAGCGTGCTTCGCGGCAAACGTGCGGCGCAAGTGAATGTCGAGATAATGCGGACTTTCGTCCGGCTCCGCCGCATCTTGGCCGAGAACGCGGGCCTGGCCCGACGGCTGGACGAACTGGAGAAGAAGTACAACGTCCAGTTCAAGGTCGTGTTCGACGCCATCCGCGGGCTGATGCAACCGCCGGAACCGAAGAAAGGCCGCATCGGCTTCCGCCCAGACGGCTTCGGCCCTGACCAGACCGGCCCCGGCTCTGACTTCATCGCCCGCGAGCGCGCGATCGCCACTCGCCAGCGTCGTTCAAGGGGTGAGAAGCGTGAGTAA
- a CDS encoding TIM barrel protein translates to MPLPDLRSQATRRNPDELVKHLKSFELELKFSAGIWFFSPSDSRFHKKYKPNLDIRQRLDIAAKLKDYGLGGLEAHYPNEINEDNAELWRKFCKDTGLKLVTIVPLLFRDPEFEWGSLSSPLPKARQKAIEITKRAFVMDREFDTEFAVVWPGIDGYENPFGIDFPAMRDRFAQGLAEAMDAVPGVRVAFEPKPYEPRGHIIYGTTPEGMLLCHQVEELLTNEDNKQLLVEGHALVGLNPEVGHALMACEDLPYAYSWPLSEGRLCHMHLNSQPLGNYDQDLNVGVISPEQMEALLYVLKMHGYRGWFGIDINPERMPVETALQISMDALRAANDRINELDHESIVYATNNPDKARGWLEAYLVRARAAHPERLSLLEPLRRDTRSDA, encoded by the coding sequence ATGCCGCTACCCGACCTGCGCTCCCAGGCAACCCGTCGCAACCCGGATGAACTGGTCAAGCATCTCAAGAGCTTCGAGCTTGAACTGAAGTTCTCAGCCGGTATCTGGTTCTTCTCGCCTTCAGACAGCCGGTTCCATAAGAAGTACAAACCGAACTTGGACATCCGTCAGCGGCTGGACATCGCGGCCAAGCTCAAGGACTATGGACTCGGCGGCCTTGAGGCTCATTACCCGAACGAAATCAATGAAGACAACGCAGAACTGTGGAGGAAGTTCTGCAAGGACACCGGCCTCAAGCTGGTGACTATCGTTCCTCTTCTATTCCGCGACCCCGAGTTCGAATGGGGTTCGCTCTCCAGCCCCCTGCCCAAGGCCCGGCAGAAAGCGATAGAAATCACCAAGCGGGCGTTCGTGATGGACCGCGAGTTCGACACGGAGTTCGCGGTTGTCTGGCCCGGCATAGACGGGTACGAGAACCCGTTCGGCATTGACTTCCCGGCTATGCGTGACCGCTTCGCGCAAGGACTGGCCGAAGCGATGGACGCGGTACCGGGCGTGCGTGTGGCGTTCGAGCCCAAGCCCTACGAACCCCGCGGCCACATCATCTACGGCACAACGCCTGAAGGAATGCTCCTCTGCCACCAGGTTGAGGAATTGCTCACGAATGAGGACAACAAGCAACTGCTGGTTGAGGGACACGCGCTTGTCGGCCTCAATCCTGAAGTCGGTCACGCGCTGATGGCCTGCGAAGACCTGCCCTATGCCTACTCGTGGCCCTTGTCCGAAGGCCGCCTGTGCCATATGCACTTGAACAGCCAGCCATTGGGCAACTATGACCAGGACCTGAACGTGGGCGTGATTTCCCCTGAGCAGATGGAAGCCCTGCTCTACGTACTCAAGATGCACGGCTATCGAGGCTGGTTCGGCATAGACATTAACCCGGAGCGGATGCCGGTCGAGACTGCACTGCAAATCAGTATGGATGCCCTCCGCGCGGCGAATGACCGCATCAACGAACTCGACCATGAGTCCATCGTGTACGCGACCAACAATCCCGACAAGGCACGCGGATGGCTGGAGGCGTATCTGGTGCGTGCAAGGGCGGCTCACCCGGAACGATTATCGCTACTGGAACCACTGAGACGGGACACTCGCTCCGATGCTTGA